A region from the Bdellovibrionales bacterium genome encodes:
- a CDS encoding DUF4105 domain-containing protein translates to MDSHWLRIYQYERSMGGYESDVKNLSFYFSENGRRDPRAEMEAAIEAFESAHKRYGSLNLPAACAFPARKRVLELILNRNFPDFECPELKTWQERLNVNSAHLVYVGSYTGNPASILGHTFLRLSNSDRENSGRSGLDLLSYSVGYSAHTDPRDSQAIFMLKGLTGGYPGFYDIEPHYMKVGLYNNSESRDVWEVQLSLSSSEIDLLSKLIWEYTFNAEIDYYFIGKNCSYRILKLIEAVKPEIRASERFGGAVLPAETVRALTDQKVINPGLRFRSSIKRRMELKLALLSSDDQGLFEGAKRDLFQLRKIQNPTVLDALIDYWIYENYQSKTELPSLQREIMEVTFQRAAEVKGQSSFQITNEEIRSEHRLSPPFLGHKSSWVEAEGGMAHQEGVGGLSFRSGVHPAWSNDPSYQDISPIEYLGGEIRWFERRPSQWSLLVAKIQNLENYFNSERPGSWGFEAKLTNTCELCLSSSAAATVSGSYGLSFEVNDVQISFLPEVQLDVWTERRQLSGLFASGLRSVLRTESGPYVFRLEAAVHWFQSLRDENLDGRIGYLINKNRQVFLKFSDRTLGVSWVEFI, encoded by the coding sequence GTGGACTCACACTGGCTTCGCATTTACCAGTACGAGAGATCGATGGGGGGATACGAGAGTGACGTTAAGAATCTCTCCTTCTATTTTTCTGAAAACGGCAGAAGGGATCCAAGAGCAGAGATGGAAGCTGCTATTGAAGCATTTGAATCTGCGCATAAGCGATATGGCAGCTTGAACTTGCCGGCTGCTTGCGCATTTCCCGCTCGTAAACGGGTTTTGGAATTGATTCTGAATCGCAACTTTCCAGACTTCGAGTGCCCTGAGTTAAAAACTTGGCAGGAAAGGTTGAACGTCAATAGCGCTCATCTTGTTTATGTCGGCTCATATACAGGTAATCCTGCTTCAATTTTGGGCCACACATTTCTAAGGCTTTCAAATTCGGATCGAGAGAATTCAGGTCGCAGCGGCTTGGATCTTTTGAGTTATTCTGTTGGCTACAGCGCACACACGGATCCTCGAGACAGTCAGGCGATTTTTATGCTGAAAGGACTCACAGGAGGCTATCCGGGATTTTATGATATTGAGCCTCACTACATGAAAGTGGGACTCTATAACAATTCGGAAAGCCGAGATGTTTGGGAGGTCCAGTTGAGTCTCTCCTCCTCAGAAATTGATCTCCTTTCCAAGTTGATTTGGGAATACACGTTCAATGCGGAGATCGATTACTATTTTATCGGAAAGAATTGTTCTTATCGAATACTAAAACTAATTGAGGCCGTAAAGCCTGAAATTCGTGCGAGCGAGCGCTTTGGAGGAGCTGTTTTACCTGCTGAAACAGTGCGAGCATTGACTGACCAGAAGGTCATAAATCCGGGATTGAGGTTTCGCTCCTCGATCAAGAGAAGGATGGAGTTAAAGTTGGCTCTCCTTTCATCAGACGATCAGGGACTCTTTGAGGGAGCAAAGCGGGATTTATTTCAATTAAGAAAAATCCAAAACCCCACAGTTCTCGACGCCTTGATCGATTACTGGATTTATGAAAATTACCAATCTAAGACGGAACTACCCTCTCTCCAAAGGGAAATCATGGAAGTCACTTTCCAGCGAGCGGCCGAGGTAAAGGGTCAATCGTCTTTTCAAATCACAAATGAGGAGATTCGGTCTGAGCACCGACTTTCGCCGCCATTTTTGGGCCACAAATCCAGTTGGGTGGAGGCAGAGGGAGGAATGGCTCATCAGGAAGGAGTGGGAGGTCTGAGCTTTCGTTCCGGAGTTCATCCCGCGTGGTCAAATGATCCCTCTTATCAGGATATTTCGCCGATCGAGTATTTGGGGGGGGAGATTCGCTGGTTTGAGAGGAGGCCGAGTCAGTGGAGCTTATTGGTGGCCAAAATCCAAAATTTGGAAAATTACTTTAACTCGGAAAGACCAGGATCATGGGGCTTTGAGGCCAAATTGACGAACACCTGCGAACTCTGTTTGAGTAGTTCTGCGGCGGCCACGGTGTCAGGTTCTTACGGCCTCTCATTTGAAGTGAACGATGTTCAAATTTCCTTTCTTCCAGAAGTTCAGTTGGATGTGTGGACAGAGAGAAGACAACTGTCAGGACTTTTTGCCTCAGGTTTAAGATCAGTTCTCAGAACAGAGTCAGGCCCTTATGTGTTTCGCCTGGAAGCTGCAGTTCATTGGTTTCAATCCCTGAGAGATGAAAATCTTGATGGAAGGATTGGATATTTGATCAATAAAAATCGTCAAGTTTTTTTGAAATTCAGCGATCGAACCCTTGGGGTCAGTTGGGTTGAATTTATTTGA
- the gloB gene encoding hydroxyacylglutathione hydrolase: protein MGLIVEFVPAFADNYIFLVIEASTLSTAAVDPGEATSLIKILDRKNLKLDQILLTHHHADHVGGVQELSQKYDCEVIGFEGDKHRLPCLTRTVVEGDRIEIGQSHCQVMSIPGHTLGHIAFWFPNERFLFCGDTLFSLGCGRLFEGSPQQMWGSLTKIKSLPDETLVYCAHEYTLANGRFALHLDPSNKELKDFLQKAEKLRSQDLPTLPVSLGEEKRINPFLRPLSTEILKSLGISTEKTPLESFTAMRNLKNIF, encoded by the coding sequence TTGGGATTGATCGTCGAGTTCGTTCCGGCGTTTGCTGACAATTATATTTTTCTGGTCATCGAGGCCTCCACCCTGTCCACCGCAGCAGTAGACCCCGGCGAAGCGACTTCTCTCATCAAAATTCTGGATAGAAAAAATTTAAAACTTGATCAAATATTGCTCACACACCATCACGCCGATCATGTTGGCGGAGTTCAAGAGCTCTCTCAGAAATACGATTGTGAAGTCATCGGATTTGAAGGAGATAAACACCGTTTGCCTTGTCTTACTCGAACAGTAGTTGAAGGCGATCGAATTGAAATAGGCCAGAGTCATTGCCAAGTGATGTCGATACCTGGACACACTTTGGGACACATTGCTTTTTGGTTCCCGAACGAAAGGTTTCTCTTTTGCGGAGACACTCTTTTCTCTTTGGGATGCGGCCGTCTCTTTGAAGGAAGTCCCCAGCAGATGTGGGGTAGCCTGACGAAAATAAAGAGTCTACCCGATGAAACCTTGGTGTATTGTGCCCACGAATACACTTTGGCAAATGGACGCTTTGCTCTTCACCTAGATCCCAGCAACAAGGAACTGAAGGATTTTCTTCAGAAGGCAGAAAAACTCCGTTCTCAAGACCTACCTACTTTGCCTGTAAGCTTGGGAGAGGAAAAGAGGATCAACCCCTTTCTTCGACCCTTGAGCACAGAAATACTGAAATCTCTCGGCATAAGCACTGAGAAAACTCCTTTGGAATCTTTCACAGCAATGAGAAATTTAAAAAATATTTTTTAA
- a CDS encoding pyridoxine 5'-phosphate synthase, which produces MIFLSVNVNKVATLRNSRGGKLPDVVQVARDCLKFGANGVTVHPRPDGRHIRRQDVFDLKTMINLFNESTNPDAYREFNIEGYPSEDFINLVEEIRPDQVTLVPDPPEALTSNAGWKLNRHQQSLREVSERLKAIGARISLFVDPFDVNDKFLNEIVGIAPDRVELYTEMFASSFQTENQSNVSKIYRLAGEKVAALRIGINAGHDLNLDNVGFLRKELPYLAEVSIGHALFCEAMYLGLQKTISQYLEILQR; this is translated from the coding sequence ATGATTTTTTTAAGTGTAAATGTCAATAAAGTGGCTACTTTACGCAATTCTCGAGGAGGAAAACTTCCAGACGTCGTACAGGTTGCTCGAGATTGCTTAAAATTCGGAGCCAATGGTGTCACCGTCCACCCTCGCCCAGATGGCCGACACATTCGCCGCCAAGATGTCTTTGATCTCAAAACTATGATCAATTTATTTAACGAGAGCACAAACCCGGACGCCTATAGGGAATTCAATATCGAGGGATATCCCTCTGAAGATTTTATAAACTTGGTGGAAGAGATTCGTCCGGATCAGGTAACTTTGGTCCCCGATCCTCCGGAGGCACTGACTTCAAACGCAGGCTGGAAATTAAATAGACACCAGCAATCTCTCAGAGAAGTCTCAGAGAGATTAAAAGCCATTGGAGCCAGAATTTCGCTCTTCGTAGATCCATTTGACGTAAATGACAAATTTCTGAATGAAATAGTTGGCATCGCACCTGATCGTGTCGAATTGTACACGGAGATGTTTGCCTCCTCCTTTCAAACTGAAAACCAATCCAATGTCAGCAAAATCTATCGGCTTGCTGGCGAAAAAGTGGCTGCTCTCAGGATTGGAATCAATGCAGGTCATGATCTCAATTTGGACAATGTTGGCTTTCTCAGAAAAGAGTTGCCCTATCTGGCCGAGGTTTCAATTGGTCATGCTCTGTTTTGTGAGGCCATGTACCTTGGCCTTCAGAAGACAATTTCTCAGTATCTTGAGATTCTACAGAGGTGA
- the pstS gene encoding phosphate ABC transporter substrate-binding protein PstS: protein MAKSAIIFFGLVVGFFSLGSFAAETVLINGAGATFPYPLYAKWFSTYREVDKSVEFNYQSIGSGGGIRQFLAGTTDFGASDAPMKDDELAQSKVPILHIPATLGAVAVTFNLPGVKDSLNLTPEVLAKIFMGDIKKWDDEEILKLNPKVVMPKNQYIIVCYRSDGSGTTAVFTEYLEKVSSDWKKRIGSGKSVKWPAGLGGKGNEGVSSLVKQNPGSIGYVEMNYAFENKFPVFAIKNAKGDFVLPSVKSVTKAAEASLKSLPEDFRVSITEAAGSDVYPISAYTYLLIYQKMESHKGKKIVDFLKWSMGKGQTMASGLNYAPLPNQLVKRVLSKIDTIVLEGSSDKKEAHKLN, encoded by the coding sequence ATGGCGAAATCGGCGATTATTTTTTTTGGCCTTGTTGTTGGTTTTTTTTCACTTGGTTCCTTTGCCGCAGAAACGGTATTGATCAATGGTGCCGGCGCGACGTTTCCTTATCCACTTTACGCGAAATGGTTTTCGACTTACCGAGAAGTAGATAAATCTGTCGAATTTAACTACCAGTCGATTGGGAGTGGTGGGGGAATTCGCCAGTTCCTGGCTGGTACCACGGATTTTGGAGCCTCGGATGCGCCAATGAAGGATGATGAGTTGGCGCAATCAAAAGTACCTATCTTGCATATTCCCGCAACTCTTGGCGCGGTGGCCGTGACCTTTAATCTTCCAGGAGTAAAGGATTCTTTGAATTTGACACCTGAGGTTCTCGCAAAAATTTTCATGGGTGATATCAAAAAGTGGGATGATGAGGAAATATTGAAGCTGAATCCCAAAGTGGTTATGCCGAAGAATCAATATATCATTGTTTGCTATCGTTCGGACGGAAGCGGGACAACGGCTGTTTTCACCGAATATCTCGAAAAAGTGAGTTCTGATTGGAAAAAACGCATTGGATCTGGGAAGTCCGTTAAGTGGCCTGCGGGACTAGGAGGAAAGGGAAATGAAGGAGTATCTAGCCTTGTAAAGCAAAATCCCGGTTCAATAGGATATGTTGAAATGAACTATGCCTTTGAGAACAAGTTTCCAGTTTTTGCCATTAAAAACGCCAAGGGTGATTTTGTATTGCCCTCTGTGAAGTCCGTCACAAAGGCAGCGGAGGCTTCTCTCAAATCACTGCCAGAAGACTTTCGGGTGTCTATCACCGAAGCGGCGGGTTCAGATGTTTACCCCATATCTGCCTACACTTACCTTTTGATTTACCAGAAAATGGAAAGTCACAAGGGAAAGAAAATTGTAGATTTTTTAAAGTGGTCTATGGGTAAGGGGCAAACAATGGCTTCCGGTCTTAATTATGCGCCACTTCCAAATCAACTCGTGAAGCGAGTTCTGAGCAAGATAGATACGATTGTCTTGGAGGGGAGTTCAGATAAGAAAGAGGCTCATAAATTAAATTGA
- the pstC gene encoding phosphate ABC transporter permease subunit PstC, which yields MEVESKWIPFVLERIIPGISSARRIRRRDVNWGDRVFYYGLKLSAWALGALLLYMILLIWKMSEPAFQMYGWRFFVTNDWNSVTGEFGALALIYGTVVSSLAAIGLAVPVSVAVALFLNELAPEWLSRPLGFLVEMLAAIPSIVYGLWGLFVLAPFLRNYIQPPLADYLGFTPLFSGPPMGVGMMAAVVILAIMVMPTITAICREVFRAIPRSNREAALGLGATRWEMLKIAVLRSSHAGILGATILGLGRALGETMAVTMVIGNNPLISASLFSSAQTMSSILANQYAEADSLLQLSALSAVAFTLFLVSLLINGFARLIVWRVNSQYKSG from the coding sequence ATGGAAGTAGAGTCAAAGTGGATCCCTTTTGTTTTAGAGAGAATTATACCCGGCATTTCAAGCGCGCGCCGTATTCGGCGTCGCGACGTCAATTGGGGTGATCGGGTTTTTTACTATGGGCTTAAATTGTCTGCATGGGCTCTCGGGGCTCTCTTGCTATACATGATCTTACTTATTTGGAAAATGTCAGAACCGGCATTTCAGATGTATGGTTGGCGTTTTTTTGTCACGAATGATTGGAATTCAGTAACTGGAGAGTTTGGGGCTCTGGCCCTGATTTATGGTACCGTTGTATCCTCTCTCGCAGCGATAGGCTTAGCAGTTCCGGTGAGCGTTGCTGTGGCTCTTTTTTTGAACGAACTTGCTCCCGAGTGGCTCAGCCGTCCGCTGGGATTCCTTGTCGAAATGTTAGCGGCCATACCTAGCATCGTGTACGGGCTCTGGGGCCTTTTTGTGTTAGCACCTTTTTTGCGAAATTATATCCAACCGCCCTTGGCGGACTATCTGGGGTTTACTCCACTGTTTTCGGGACCGCCCATGGGAGTGGGAATGATGGCCGCCGTGGTCATTTTAGCCATCATGGTTATGCCGACAATTACAGCCATTTGTCGAGAGGTCTTTAGGGCCATTCCGAGGTCAAATAGAGAGGCAGCATTGGGGCTGGGAGCGACGCGCTGGGAGATGTTAAAGATCGCTGTCTTGAGATCTTCCCATGCCGGAATATTGGGAGCAACCATACTTGGGCTTGGCCGTGCCCTTGGCGAAACAATGGCTGTCACTATGGTGATTGGAAATAATCCTCTGATCAGTGCTTCTCTTTTCTCTTCAGCGCAAACAATGTCGAGCATTCTTGCCAACCAGTACGCTGAGGCGGATTCCCTGCTTCAGCTTTCCGCTCTTTCGGCCGTGGCCTTTACTCTTTTTTTGGTGAGTCTCCTCATTAATGGTTTTGCTCGACTGATTGTTTGGCGGGTCAATTCTCAGTACAAATCAGGGTGA
- a CDS encoding ABC transporter permease subunit, translated as MMIMIPVVARSTEEMLKLVPGHIREAGLALGIPRWKVVLRIVIPGAKMGIITGVMLAVARVAGETAPLLFTSFGNQFHSRSLGQATASLPVQIYTFAKSGFIDWERQAWAGSLVLVLFVVIINLFTRVLLRQRGAGNEH; from the coding sequence ATGATGATTATGATTCCGGTTGTTGCTCGGAGTACTGAGGAAATGTTAAAATTGGTTCCTGGCCATATTCGTGAGGCCGGGCTCGCCTTGGGGATTCCACGCTGGAAAGTGGTTCTGAGAATAGTCATTCCGGGAGCAAAAATGGGCATTATCACGGGAGTCATGTTGGCCGTGGCGCGTGTCGCCGGTGAGACAGCACCACTTTTGTTCACTTCTTTTGGCAATCAGTTTCACTCTCGATCATTAGGTCAAGCGACAGCGTCGTTGCCTGTGCAGATCTACACTTTCGCAAAAAGCGGTTTTATTGATTGGGAGAGGCAAGCCTGGGCGGGGTCTTTGGTTTTGGTACTGTTTGTGGTTATTATTAATCTTTTTACGAGGGTTTTATTGAGACAACGCGGGGCTGGGAATGAACACTGA
- the pstB gene encoding phosphate ABC transporter ATP-binding protein, whose product MNTETWQREKAQVNLQHEILKVEDLNAWFGDFHAVKNISLSVRQGEVVALIGPSGCGKSTFIRCINRLHEEVPGARVSGSVRIGGKNIYGRGIDPVAIRRHVGMVFQKPNPFPGMSVYENVSIGLKLLGISKRTVLDEHVERALQQAALWEEVKDKLRQPGTSLSGGQQQRLCIARALAVEPPVILMDEPTSALDPISTAKIEDLLHKLKDNVTILIVTHNMQQASRVSDKTAFFLLGDLIEYGTTGDIFTKPKKQKTEEYITGRFG is encoded by the coding sequence ATGAACACTGAGACGTGGCAAAGGGAAAAGGCTCAAGTGAATTTACAACATGAAATACTAAAAGTTGAGGACTTGAATGCTTGGTTTGGCGATTTTCACGCTGTAAAGAACATTAGTCTTTCTGTTCGACAAGGTGAAGTGGTTGCTCTGATTGGGCCAAGTGGCTGTGGAAAATCAACATTTATTCGCTGTATAAATCGTCTCCATGAGGAGGTGCCTGGTGCTCGGGTGTCAGGGTCGGTGCGCATTGGGGGAAAAAATATATATGGGCGGGGAATTGATCCCGTGGCCATTCGGCGCCATGTTGGGATGGTATTTCAGAAGCCAAACCCATTTCCTGGGATGTCTGTCTATGAAAATGTTTCTATTGGTTTGAAGCTTTTGGGTATTTCCAAGCGCACTGTTCTTGATGAGCATGTGGAGCGCGCTCTTCAGCAGGCAGCCCTATGGGAAGAAGTAAAAGATAAGCTGCGTCAACCGGGTACCAGTTTGTCTGGCGGACAGCAGCAGAGATTGTGTATCGCCAGGGCCTTGGCGGTCGAACCTCCGGTGATTTTGATGGATGAACCCACAAGCGCTCTTGATCCGATTTCAACCGCGAAAATAGAGGATTTACTCCACAAGTTAAAGGATAATGTCACGATTCTTATTGTTACGCACAATATGCAGCAGGCGAGCCGAGTATCAGATAAAACGGCTTTTTTCTTGTTGGGCGACTTGATAGAATATGGGACGACTGGAGATATTTTTACGAAGCCCAAGAAGCAAAAGACAGAAGAGTACATCACGGGTCGATTCGGATAG
- the phoU gene encoding phosphate signaling complex protein PhoU, with translation MERHFETELKSLKELILNMGGYVEKSIEQACAAISGREVGRFDRVHEYEKRINESHKQVDKQCLQMLARQAPVAADLRLILVVVKINSDLERMGDQACNIAHNGKDYLSRPPVETKTDLVAMGNVVKQMVRESLDAFVRRDVSISRQVLERDDQVDQAKNEMFRELKEYMKSHPQEIDSCLDLILIARNLERLGDHATNIAEEVIFLATGDDIRHGNNPSLRLSAT, from the coding sequence GTGGAGAGACATTTTGAGACCGAATTAAAGAGTCTCAAGGAATTGATACTTAATATGGGCGGCTATGTTGAGAAATCGATTGAGCAAGCATGTGCCGCAATCAGCGGTCGTGAGGTGGGCCGGTTTGATCGAGTGCACGAGTATGAAAAGCGGATCAATGAGTCGCACAAGCAGGTAGATAAACAGTGCCTTCAGATGCTTGCTCGGCAGGCGCCGGTCGCTGCTGATTTGAGGCTCATACTGGTTGTTGTTAAGATTAATTCAGATCTCGAGAGGATGGGAGATCAAGCTTGCAATATCGCTCACAATGGGAAGGATTATCTTTCTCGTCCTCCAGTTGAAACAAAAACTGATCTTGTGGCGATGGGTAATGTAGTAAAACAGATGGTCCGGGAATCTTTGGATGCCTTTGTAAGGAGAGATGTATCGATTAGTCGTCAGGTCCTTGAGCGAGACGATCAGGTTGACCAAGCCAAGAATGAAATGTTTCGAGAGCTCAAGGAATATATGAAGTCGCACCCTCAGGAAATAGATAGCTGTCTTGACCTCATTCTGATTGCTCGAAATCTGGAACGACTTGGCGACCATGCCACTAATATTGCAGAAGAAGTAATTTTTTTAGCAACTGGAGATGATATACGTCATGGAAACAACCCGTCGCTGCGACTATCAGCCACTTAG
- a CDS encoding response regulator transcription factor: protein MGAAAILAPFILVVEDELEIRELILLHLKRQGIEAVGVESAEEGLSVLKEKAVSVVILDWMLPGMTGRDFVRVVRSFENGFSTPILFLTAKVSPEDLVSGLDAGADDYLTKPFDKNVLLARVRSLLRRSDWAQRRALKASQVSQEKFSNSESHLSHLSRLGPLELNKSTFRATLSGSELELTRSEFRLLEILIESQGRVLTRNQLIGFIQGEGVSVVGRTVDTHVFGLRKKLGDFGELIETVRGVGYRIGYLES from the coding sequence ATGGGGGCTGCGGCTATTTTGGCTCCATTTATTTTGGTTGTCGAAGATGAACTTGAGATTCGTGAATTGATTCTTCTGCATTTAAAAAGGCAGGGGATAGAGGCCGTTGGGGTCGAGTCCGCCGAAGAGGGACTTTCTGTCCTAAAAGAGAAGGCCGTTTCTGTGGTTATTTTGGATTGGATGCTCCCCGGAATGACCGGGAGGGATTTCGTCCGCGTGGTGAGAAGTTTTGAGAATGGATTTTCCACTCCCATTTTATTTCTTACAGCTAAGGTCTCCCCAGAGGATCTTGTTTCTGGGCTCGACGCTGGAGCTGACGATTATTTGACCAAGCCTTTCGATAAGAATGTTTTGCTTGCCCGAGTGCGTTCGCTCTTAAGACGGTCAGACTGGGCTCAGCGGAGAGCCTTGAAGGCATCTCAGGTATCGCAGGAGAAGTTTTCGAATTCTGAAAGCCATCTAAGCCATCTGTCTCGGCTCGGTCCCCTAGAGTTAAATAAATCTACTTTTAGAGCCACTCTTTCTGGATCAGAGTTGGAATTGACGAGATCAGAGTTTCGTTTGCTTGAAATATTGATAGAAAGTCAGGGAAGGGTTTTGACCAGAAACCAACTGATAGGTTTTATTCAAGGAGAGGGCGTCTCCGTCGTCGGTCGTACCGTCGACACCCATGTTTTTGGACTTCGTAAAAAACTTGGGGATTTCGGCGAACTTATAGAGACAGTTCGCGGCGTTGGGTATAGGATCGGCTATTTGGAGTCTTGA
- a CDS encoding (2Fe-2S)-binding protein — MPRGSHLQKDHRLGKNRLPRSPIVCRCNNVEQETIEKAISRGCHDLNQIYDATTAGVGACGGSCRRFIAVMLETYVKNGTFPKEARPQNAKKRR, encoded by the coding sequence ATACCGAGAGGGAGCCATTTACAAAAAGACCATAGACTCGGTAAGAACAGACTCCCCCGGAGTCCAATCGTTTGCCGATGCAACAACGTGGAGCAAGAAACAATTGAAAAAGCCATCTCCCGGGGTTGCCATGACCTCAATCAGATCTATGATGCAACCACTGCCGGAGTGGGAGCTTGTGGGGGCTCATGTCGACGGTTCATTGCAGTTATGCTCGAAACCTACGTTAAAAATGGTACATTTCCGAAAGAAGCTCGACCGCAAAACGCAAAGAAGAGAAGGTAG
- a CDS encoding DHH family phosphoesterase has protein sequence MNTRELLRQDFDQVYDTSDQSNKINWITAAGSDWPEGGPFHRLKTRSEKLFSHIDHNSEENGYQREAFILTPRLNNLNVDSLVRKIQSVKSVVLTTHKQCDGDGLGAMLGLFHALRKSGHKVRVLAVDKVPTKYAFLEPDRYLEVYEDNHRPLDNTELALIFDTNDRRLVEPLYKELEAKCKEILFVDHHPVLNKGPEPTPGSFIDTRAASSGEISYFIVKGLGVRLDEKIARCLYTSIAFDTQLFRYVKSSPTSHLICADLLEYERNPEEIHQYLFSTHSVGKVAFLSKMLAKIEFFGNARLAVLKLASQDLIDHDLEMDDSRDIIDMIMNINSLQAAALFREESSGVYKLSLRSKGKIEILGVAEGFQGGGHLYAAGALLVGQYEELKIEVVDQILHRLALPDPSKSRP, from the coding sequence TTGAACACCAGAGAATTGCTGCGACAGGACTTTGATCAGGTTTATGACACTTCCGATCAATCGAATAAAATAAATTGGATCACTGCAGCGGGTTCTGACTGGCCAGAGGGCGGGCCTTTCCATAGACTGAAAACTCGGAGCGAAAAATTATTTAGTCATATAGATCATAACTCCGAAGAGAATGGGTACCAGAGGGAGGCCTTTATCTTAACCCCACGTCTAAATAATTTAAATGTCGATAGCCTGGTGAGAAAAATCCAATCAGTGAAATCAGTCGTTCTCACCACACACAAGCAATGTGACGGCGACGGATTGGGTGCGATGCTTGGTCTTTTTCACGCCCTCCGCAAAAGCGGACACAAGGTTCGAGTTCTGGCCGTCGATAAAGTTCCCACTAAATATGCCTTTCTTGAGCCAGATCGGTACTTAGAGGTTTACGAGGACAATCATCGCCCGCTCGACAACACAGAACTAGCCCTCATCTTCGATACCAACGACCGCCGCTTGGTTGAACCTCTTTACAAAGAATTAGAAGCCAAGTGCAAGGAGATTCTCTTCGTCGATCATCATCCTGTTCTAAATAAAGGGCCAGAACCGACGCCAGGCTCCTTTATCGACACCCGAGCCGCAAGTTCTGGAGAGATCTCTTACTTCATTGTAAAAGGCCTGGGTGTTCGGCTCGATGAAAAAATCGCGCGTTGTCTCTATACAAGCATCGCCTTTGATACTCAGTTGTTCCGCTACGTGAAAAGCTCACCCACTTCACATCTGATCTGTGCCGACCTTCTTGAATACGAACGCAACCCCGAAGAAATCCATCAATATCTTTTCTCCACACATTCAGTTGGAAAAGTTGCCTTCCTATCAAAGATGCTGGCCAAAATAGAGTTCTTTGGAAACGCACGTTTGGCCGTCTTGAAACTCGCCAGTCAGGATCTCATTGATCATGATCTCGAAATGGACGACTCGCGCGACATCATTGACATGATCATGAATATCAATTCTCTTCAAGCCGCAGCTCTTTTTCGCGAGGAAAGCTCCGGCGTCTACAAACTCAGTCTCAGAAGCAAAGGAAAAATTGAGATACTCGGTGTGGCAGAGGGCTTTCAGGGTGGTGGACACCTCTACGCCGCTGGCGCCCTACTTGTGGGTCAATACGAAGAGCTAAAAATTGAAGTGGTTGATCAAATCCTTCACCGTTTGGCTTTGCCAGATCCATCTAAGTCAAGACCTTAA
- the greA gene encoding transcription elongation factor GreA — MATDKQPMTFAGKNKLETELKRLLQVERPSVIRAIEEARGNGDLSENADYDAAKERQAFIEARISEIQGKLVSAEVIEPTSIKADRIVFGATVVLRDLESEEEVTYQIVGEDEADVKGGKISVFSPLSRSMIGKRTGDLIELKSPKGEREYEVVNFRYI, encoded by the coding sequence ATGGCGACTGATAAACAGCCCATGACCTTTGCGGGTAAGAATAAACTTGAAACGGAACTTAAACGCCTACTTCAGGTCGAGAGGCCCAGTGTTATTCGGGCAATAGAAGAGGCTCGCGGAAATGGTGATTTGAGCGAAAATGCGGATTATGACGCGGCCAAGGAACGTCAAGCCTTTATTGAGGCTCGAATTTCGGAAATTCAGGGAAAACTGGTGTCAGCAGAGGTGATTGAGCCGACATCCATAAAAGCTGATCGCATTGTCTTTGGGGCAACGGTTGTCCTTCGTGACCTTGAGTCTGAGGAAGAGGTTACCTATCAAATTGTAGGAGAAGATGAGGCTGACGTAAAGGGAGGTAAAATTTCGGTATTTTCTCCGCTTTCGCGGTCGATGATTGGGAAGCGAACGGGTGACCTAATTGAACTCAAGAGCCCAAAGGGGGAACGTGAGTATGAAGTGGTTAACTTCAGATACATTTGA